One stretch of Thermodesulfobacteriota bacterium DNA includes these proteins:
- a CDS encoding phosphoribosylanthranilate isomerase has protein sequence MTKIKICGITNIEDAFLAIDSGADALGFVFYRGSKRYIDPESANNIISNLPPFITTVGIFVNQGLDEINYTKEKAGFDTIQLHGDEPPDFCKNFTRVIKAIRVKENIDLKLIESYPVKVVLFDTFSEESYGGTGRSFGWVALKDLNTSKRIILSGGLTPENVFQAIRIVHPYAVDVSTGVEDYPGKKNPEKLKKFVEAVRNED, from the coding sequence ATGACCAAGATCAAGATTTGCGGGATTACCAATATCGAGGATGCTTTTTTAGCCATAGATTCGGGGGCGGACGCCCTGGGGTTTGTATTTTACAGGGGGAGCAAACGGTATATAGACCCGGAGAGCGCCAATAACATCATCTCGAACCTGCCTCCGTTCATCACAACGGTGGGAATATTCGTAAACCAGGGGTTGGACGAGATCAATTATACTAAAGAGAAGGCAGGATTTGACACCATCCAGCTTCACGGTGACGAGCCCCCTGACTTTTGTAAAAACTTCACCAGGGTAATTAAAGCAATTAGAGTAAAAGAAAACATCGACCTTAAACTCATCGAATCTTATCCGGTTAAAGTAGTACTCTTTGACACCTTCTCCGAAGAGAGCTACGGGGGGACCGGTAGAAGCTTTGGGTGGGTCGCCCTCAAAGACTTAAACACGTCCAAAAGAATAATCCTTTCCGGCGGGCTCACTCCCGAAAACGTCTTTCAGGCCATTAGAATTGTGCATCCATATGCGGTTGACGTTAGCACTGGCGTCGAGGACTATCCCGGAAAAAAGAACCCAGAAAAGCTAAAAAAATTTGTAGAGGCGGTTAGAAATGAAGACTAA
- the trpB gene encoding tryptophan synthase subunit beta, whose amino-acid sequence MKTKLKLPDERGRFGAYGGRYVSETLMPALLELERAYLEIKDDRKFRAELDHYLKEYAGRPTPLYFAERMTKECGGAKIYLKREDLAHTGAHKINNTIGQALLASRMNKKRIIAETGAGQHGVATATVAALFQMECEIFMGLEDTKRQALNVFRMKLLGAKLREVSSGTKTLKDAMNEAMRDWITNVRTTFYIIGSVAGPHPYPMMVRDFQSIIGEEAKEQILQKEGRLPHHLIACVGGGSNAMGLFYPFLEDESVRMTGVEAAGEGLKTGLHAASISAGKPGVLHGSKTYLLQDDDGQVKGTHSIAPGLDYPGVGPEHSFLKDSGRVFYTSVTDKEALEGFKFLSQTEGIIPALESAHALAYAAKIAPQMPRDSIIIICLSGRGDKDIQAVANILK is encoded by the coding sequence ATGAAGACTAAATTGAAACTCCCCGACGAGAGGGGACGATTTGGAGCATACGGTGGAAGATACGTTTCTGAAACACTTATGCCCGCACTTCTGGAGTTGGAGAGGGCATACCTGGAAATAAAAGACGACCGGAAGTTTCGAGCGGAGCTGGATCATTACCTTAAAGAATATGCAGGCCGGCCCACCCCGCTCTATTTCGCCGAGAGAATGACCAAGGAATGTGGAGGGGCAAAGATCTATCTAAAGCGAGAAGACCTCGCTCATACCGGTGCACACAAGATAAACAACACCATAGGCCAGGCCCTCCTTGCCTCCCGCATGAACAAGAAGAGGATTATCGCAGAAACCGGTGCAGGGCAGCACGGCGTCGCTACGGCCACAGTCGCCGCACTATTCCAAATGGAATGCGAGATATTCATGGGACTGGAAGACACCAAGAGACAGGCCCTTAACGTGTTTCGCATGAAGCTACTGGGGGCAAAGCTGAGAGAGGTATCCTCCGGGACTAAGACCTTGAAAGACGCCATGAATGAAGCCATGAGGGATTGGATTACCAACGTGAGGACAACCTTCTACATAATAGGAAGCGTAGCCGGACCCCATCCCTATCCCATGATGGTGAGGGATTTTCAGTCCATAATTGGGGAGGAGGCCAAAGAACAGATCCTCCAGAAAGAGGGAAGGCTTCCCCACCATCTAATAGCATGTGTCGGAGGCGGCTCAAATGCTATGGGGCTCTTTTATCCTTTTCTAGAAGATGAAAGCGTGAGGATGACCGGGGTCGAAGCAGCGGGAGAGGGGCTAAAGACCGGCCTGCATGCGGCCAGCATCTCTGCCGGAAAGCCCGGGGTTCTTCACGGCAGTAAAACCTACTTGCTCCAGGATGATGACGGACAGGTAAAAGGCACCCATTCGATTGCTCCGGGGTTAGATTACCCGGGGGTAGGCCCGGAGCACTCTTTTCTCAAGGACTCTGGCCGCGTCTTCTACACATCGGTTACGGACAAAGAGGCGCTAGAAGGGTTTAAATTCCTATCCCAGACCGAGGGGATAATACCGGCGCTTGAATCCGCCCACGCCTTGGCCTACGCGGCTAAAATAGCCCCTCAGATGCCCAGGGATTCAATTATAATAATCTGCCTTTCCGGGCGCGGGGACAAGGATATCCAGGCAGTAGCCAACATACTGAAGTAA
- a CDS encoding DHH family phosphoesterase translates to MSRYLFIGDFDSLLLGLFSKRGEVIWVSSLEEALNQTGNFSVIMIEKKTFSSDISKELSIHYPQTPIIVSNGDRPDEPPPSVRFVPFHKILTSEIAKEERLAKTELRVEELRRVHGEAKRMLILLHDHPDPDSIASALALRTLLKRNRQTALIGHLGERISRPENVAMIELLEIDLEELDHKELKGFDSIALVDVQPPYFGDLLPEVDTVIDHHPQVGSYKARFSEIKAEEGATSTILTKYLRAAQVDISERLATALLYGIKTDTISLNRDANRDDIEAFTYLYPHANLALLRRIERAEMPPSEIKSFGQALADHWIQNGVFFVNLGRVEREYLIPKMADFGIQVKGIEWSVAFGIVSKSHLVISVRNVGYIKSAGRLVRDLFKEIGSAGGHRSAAKAVISLRKVRKAIGKASQSHIKKWVTDLFIKAITEKIGEEN, encoded by the coding sequence TTGAGTAGGTATTTATTCATTGGGGATTTTGACTCGCTCCTTCTCGGACTATTCTCAAAAAGGGGAGAGGTCATCTGGGTAAGCTCGCTGGAAGAAGCCTTAAACCAGACCGGTAATTTCAGCGTGATCATGATCGAGAAAAAGACTTTCTCCTCGGATATTTCCAAAGAGCTTTCCATACATTACCCACAGACACCCATAATTGTCAGCAATGGAGACAGGCCAGACGAGCCGCCTCCTTCGGTGCGGTTTGTACCATTCCATAAAATCCTCACCAGCGAGATAGCCAAGGAAGAAAGACTGGCCAAGACAGAGCTTAGGGTGGAGGAACTGAGGCGTGTTCATGGCGAGGCCAAGAGGATGTTGATTCTTTTACACGACCATCCCGACCCTGATTCTATCGCCAGCGCCCTGGCTTTGAGGACCTTGCTTAAACGAAATCGCCAGACTGCATTGATCGGACATCTGGGAGAGAGGATTTCCCGCCCGGAAAACGTGGCCATGATAGAGCTACTGGAAATCGACCTCGAAGAACTAGACCACAAAGAGCTAAAAGGGTTTGACTCCATCGCCCTCGTCGATGTACAGCCGCCCTACTTTGGCGACCTTCTTCCGGAGGTGGATACGGTAATCGACCACCATCCTCAAGTAGGCTCCTACAAAGCGCGTTTTTCCGAGATAAAAGCAGAGGAAGGAGCAACCTCTACCATACTGACAAAGTATCTCCGCGCCGCTCAGGTGGATATCTCGGAAAGGCTGGCCACGGCTCTTCTATATGGAATAAAAACGGACACCATATCGTTAAACCGGGATGCCAACAGGGACGATATAGAAGCCTTTACCTATCTTTACCCCCATGCCAATCTGGCACTCCTCAGGCGTATCGAGAGGGCAGAGATGCCTCCCTCGGAGATCAAGTCGTTTGGCCAGGCACTTGCCGACCATTGGATACAGAACGGCGTGTTTTTTGTCAACCTGGGAAGGGTAGAGAGGGAATACCTGATCCCCAAGATGGCTGACTTCGGGATACAGGTAAAGGGAATCGAATGGTCCGTGGCCTTCGGCATCGTAAGCAAATCACACCTGGTAATCTCGGTAAGAAACGTCGGATACATTAAGAGCGCCGGCAGGCTGGTAAGAGACCTTTTCAAGGAAATCGGGAGCGCCGGCGGACACCGTTCTGCGGCTAAAGCGGTAATCTCTCTCCGAAAAGTCAGGAAAGCCATCGGCAAGGCCTCCCAAAGCCACATCAAAAAATGGGTTACCGACCTTTTCATCAAGGCTATCACGGAAAAGATAGGGGAAGAGAATTAA
- a CDS encoding sulfotransferase domain-containing protein, whose protein sequence is MALNVAKQVCSYLVAQYKHLKTDAYLISYPKSGRTWLRVLIGKILCEQFKLPDEIMLDTYKVTTAASGILRTQLTHDRSSMNEGLRYFELPTDKRKYAGKKVILLTRNIKDALVSCYFQATKRIGKYNGNISEFIRSDRYGVKKIITFYNTWHQNRGVPKEFLHLKYEDMHNNPEEVLYQTMRFLGLYQVEENLIREAVQFASFDNMKVMEKEFLFKQRSMRPANVSDDESFKVRKGVVGGYTSYLSQDDLDFIDKVKREMGYPFE, encoded by the coding sequence ATGGCTTTAAACGTTGCTAAACAGGTCTGCAGCTACCTCGTAGCGCAATATAAGCACCTCAAAACAGATGCATATCTAATATCCTATCCAAAAAGCGGAAGGACTTGGTTAAGGGTATTGATAGGGAAAATACTGTGTGAGCAGTTTAAGCTTCCTGATGAAATCATGCTTGATACGTACAAAGTAACGACCGCTGCCTCCGGAATTCTCCGCACCCAATTAACACATGACCGTTCCTCGATGAATGAAGGACTTAGATATTTTGAATTGCCCACGGACAAGAGAAAGTACGCTGGTAAAAAGGTGATTTTGTTGACCCGGAATATCAAGGATGCGCTGGTTTCATGCTATTTTCAGGCTACAAAGAGGATTGGCAAGTATAATGGAAATATCTCCGAATTCATCCGCAGCGACCGATATGGTGTTAAGAAAATTATAACCTTCTATAATACTTGGCACCAGAATAGGGGCGTTCCCAAAGAATTCCTACACCTGAAATATGAAGATATGCATAATAATCCGGAAGAGGTCCTGTATCAAACTATGCGCTTTTTAGGTCTCTACCAAGTTGAGGAAAATCTAATAAGAGAGGCCGTACAATTCGCCAGTTTTGATAACATGAAAGTAATGGAAAAAGAATTCTTGTTTAAACAGAGATCAATGCGGCCAGCAAACGTTAGCGATGACGAGAGCTTTAAGGTCAGGAAAGGCGTGGTGGGGGGATATACTTCCTACTTGAGCCAAGATGACCTAGATTTCATCGACAAGGTAAAGCGGGAAATGGGTTATCCTTTCGAATAG
- a CDS encoding sulfotransferase, producing MRPIFIGGCSRSGTTLLGAMLGSHSECLCVPESQFKIDALHYSYRNNKDNDIMYTINKIKSHWRFKLGFDIDLGSVPLSEIGSSYPGLIEWIVRKYGEKQGKLHHRMWVDHTPSNIRHAATLFELFPEARLIHIVRDGRAVAASIMPLDWGPNTISKAAYFWIERVAYGLAAESFGGGKRVMRITYEELVKNPEITLKKLCSWLDIDYQDGMVKADNFIVPEYASGQHVLIGKLPDVERINAWEKALTAREIEVFEALTKDLLSYLGYAPKFGLKARSMTRMEELVWGIREMLMGGIINKIRYNVRVQKVNVKMRLKSKGKGGEG from the coding sequence TTGAGACCAATATTTATCGGGGGATGTAGTAGAAGCGGTACAACCCTTCTGGGGGCCATGCTTGGTTCCCATAGCGAATGTTTGTGTGTTCCCGAGTCCCAATTTAAGATCGACGCACTTCACTATTCTTATCGAAACAATAAGGACAATGATATAATGTACACGATTAATAAGATTAAAAGCCACTGGCGATTCAAGCTGGGCTTCGATATCGATTTAGGCTCAGTTCCACTATCGGAAATTGGATCCTCCTATCCGGGATTAATTGAGTGGATTGTCAGAAAGTATGGTGAGAAACAGGGCAAATTACATCATAGAATGTGGGTTGATCATACACCCTCAAATATACGACATGCCGCCACGTTATTTGAGCTCTTTCCCGAGGCGAGACTGATTCATATTGTCAGGGATGGGAGGGCGGTAGCGGCATCCATCATGCCATTGGATTGGGGGCCAAATACGATAAGTAAGGCGGCTTATTTCTGGATAGAAAGAGTAGCTTATGGCCTCGCTGCCGAGTCTTTCGGGGGAGGAAAACGGGTCATGCGAATTACATACGAGGAATTGGTCAAAAATCCAGAAATAACCTTGAAAAAGCTTTGTAGTTGGCTGGATATTGATTATCAGGATGGGATGGTCAAGGCCGATAATTTTATCGTACCGGAGTACGCCTCAGGACAACATGTTCTTATTGGAAAGCTTCCTGATGTCGAACGCATAAATGCTTGGGAAAAAGCATTGACAGCTCGTGAAATTGAAGTATTCGAGGCGCTAACCAAAGACTTGCTTAGTTATCTAGGATATGCCCCCAAGTTTGGGCTGAAAGCAAGGTCTATGACTAGGATGGAAGAGCTAGTTTGGGGTATTAGGGAAATGCTAATGGGAGGTATCATTAATAAAATTCGATATAACGTTAGGGTTCAAAAAGTCAATGTTAAGATGAGGCTGAAGAGTAAAGGCAAGGGTGGGGAGGGTTAA
- the argC gene encoding N-acetyl-gamma-glutamyl-phosphate reductase: protein MKIKVGVLGATGYTGAELLRLLVSHPGVEISWLTSEKFAGKRISEVFPQFRNLLHLECVKIARLGGLHEVNLVFSCLPHGASMHFVAKLLQTGARVIDFSADFRLNHPDTYERWYKVKHSSNNLLKEAVYGLPEIFRKEIRDAKLVANPGCYATSAIMGLAPLFSKGMIKENSVIVDSKSGLSGGGRAPSLEHHFSESNETASIYGVSGHNQRPEMEQELSRLAGEPVNITFIPHSIAINRGMLTTIYARLKEAKSYDQIFDLYSQYYGGQQFVRIYEKGQFPSVKNVRFSNFCDIGIGFQDDVFIAVVALDNLGKGASGQAVQDMNIMFDFPEGEGLKYPGIYP from the coding sequence ATGAAAATTAAGGTCGGAGTGCTAGGAGCTACAGGCTATACCGGGGCAGAGCTATTAAGGCTTCTGGTAAGCCACCCAGGAGTGGAAATATCCTGGCTTACCTCAGAGAAGTTTGCCGGAAAGAGGATATCGGAGGTTTTTCCGCAGTTTCGAAACCTGCTCCATTTAGAGTGTGTAAAAATTGCCAGGCTCGGCGGCCTTCACGAAGTCAACCTGGTATTCTCATGCCTTCCTCACGGCGCCTCCATGCATTTCGTAGCTAAGCTTCTTCAAACCGGGGCCCGTGTAATTGATTTCAGCGCCGATTTTAGGCTTAACCACCCTGATACCTATGAAAGGTGGTACAAAGTTAAACACAGCTCAAATAACCTGCTTAAAGAAGCCGTATACGGCCTTCCTGAGATTTTCAGAAAAGAAATAAGGGATGCTAAACTGGTGGCAAACCCCGGATGTTATGCCACGAGCGCCATTATGGGGCTCGCTCCCCTATTCTCGAAAGGCATGATAAAGGAAAATTCGGTGATTGTGGACTCGAAATCAGGACTGAGCGGCGGAGGAAGGGCGCCCTCCCTGGAGCATCATTTCTCCGAATCAAATGAAACGGCCTCTATTTATGGAGTCTCCGGGCATAACCAGAGGCCGGAGATGGAGCAAGAGCTTTCACGCTTGGCTGGAGAACCGGTTAACATCACCTTCATTCCCCACAGCATAGCCATAAACCGGGGTATGCTTACGACAATTTATGCCAGGTTGAAGGAAGCTAAAAGCTATGACCAAATCTTTGACCTATATAGTCAGTACTACGGTGGTCAACAGTTCGTCAGAATATATGAAAAAGGGCAATTCCCCTCTGTTAAAAACGTCCGTTTCTCTAACTTCTGTGATATCGGAATCGGGTTTCAAGACGATGTCTTCATAGCCGTCGTAGCACTCGATAACTTGGGAAAAGGCGCATCGGGCCAGGCGGTACAAGACATGAATATCATGTTTGATTTTCCGGAAGGTGAAGGTCTAAAATATCCAGGGATATATCCTTAG
- the trpA gene encoding tryptophan synthase subunit alpha, with protein sequence MRIESKFKELREKGKAALVTYITAGDPSLECTPYIVSKLEESGADIIELGVPFSDPMADGPTIQLASERALQNGTTVRGVLNVVRKVREHSNVPIILFGYYNPFLAYGLEKFSIDARDAGVDGVLVVDLPPEEADEFKVHADKAGLNLVFLLAPTSTADRIKLVSDNASGFVYLVSVTGVTGARPEMSYSLEALVQEIKKYTRLPVGIGFGVSTPEQANRIARFADAVIVGSALVRIIEKHGHSREKLLEETSLFIRSLSEACKRNERYSQ encoded by the coding sequence ATGAGGATAGAGAGTAAGTTTAAAGAACTGAGAGAAAAGGGAAAAGCGGCTTTGGTCACCTACATAACCGCGGGTGACCCTTCCTTGGAATGCACTCCGTATATAGTTTCTAAGCTCGAAGAAAGCGGTGCAGACATAATTGAGCTTGGCGTCCCTTTTTCGGACCCCATGGCCGACGGGCCAACCATACAACTGGCCTCGGAAAGGGCGTTACAAAATGGAACGACCGTTAGGGGCGTCCTGAACGTGGTAAGAAAGGTCCGGGAGCATTCCAACGTTCCGATCATACTCTTCGGCTATTACAACCCGTTTCTGGCATACGGCCTTGAAAAATTTTCTATCGATGCACGCGATGCCGGCGTGGACGGTGTGCTTGTAGTCGACCTTCCTCCGGAAGAAGCGGACGAGTTTAAGGTACACGCGGACAAGGCCGGACTTAACCTGGTGTTTCTTCTGGCTCCTACTAGCACTGCCGATAGAATAAAACTGGTCTCGGATAATGCCAGCGGCTTTGTGTATCTGGTTTCTGTAACCGGGGTTACCGGAGCCAGACCGGAGATGAGTTACTCGCTCGAAGCTCTCGTCCAGGAAATAAAAAAATACACCCGGCTCCCTGTGGGCATTGGTTTTGGCGTCTCGACCCCGGAGCAGGCAAACAGGATTGCCCGGTTTGCCGATGCAGTGATTGTGGGAAGCGCTCTGGTAAGGATAATAGAGAAGCATGGGCATAGTAGAGAAAAACTGCTGGAAGAAACCTCTCTCTTCATCAGAAGCTTGAGCGAGGCTTGCAAAAGAAACGAGAGATATAGTCAGTAA